The Chitinophaga flava genome has a segment encoding these proteins:
- a CDS encoding c-type cytochrome, with protein sequence MKKQAMFLTAIAAVALLVYSCGSGTPPPAADAPAADSSMTAPAQASSQTPTDETKGMGKFAEVKLTDPLDQTMVTSGKSTYEVKCAACHKLSGEKLVGPGWKGVTERRKPEWIMNFVTNTDEMIDKDPAAQAMLQECMVRMPNQHLTDDEARHLLEYMRANDGKK encoded by the coding sequence ATGAAAAAACAAGCAATGTTTTTAACAGCAATAGCAGCAGTAGCCCTGTTGGTCTACAGCTGTGGTTCCGGCACACCACCACCCGCAGCAGACGCACCTGCAGCGGATTCCAGCATGACAGCTCCTGCACAGGCCAGCAGTCAGACACCTACAGATGAAACAAAAGGAATGGGCAAATTCGCGGAAGTGAAACTGACCGATCCTCTGGACCAGACCATGGTCACCAGCGGCAAAAGCACCTATGAAGTGAAATGTGCCGCCTGTCATAAGCTCAGCGGCGAAAAACTGGTAGGCCCGGGCTGGAAAGGTGTTACCGAAAGAAGGAAACCTGAATGGATCATGAACTTCGTCACCAACACCGACGAGATGATCGACAAAGATCCGGCAGCACAGGCCATGTTGCAGGAATGTATGGTACGTATGCCCAATCAGCACCTGACCGATGATGAAGCCAGACACCTGCTGGAATACATGCGGGCCAACGATGGTAAAAAATAA
- a CDS encoding TlpA disulfide reductase family protein, producing MQGKTILYTCLACISLQTAQAQSFTLKGTLPKTTLATNRYVYLSYRQHNQTITDSCRLEKHTYHFQGKVEYPAEATLYLKVSEDNAQYYFKTHFIKPYQHVFFLDKGALTAVSANELIDTRVSGSAAEDDHLAMKKEQDDLYQEGERNFGKERKAAFAGKDSAAIAAVLRKSYAVDDAQEAAKLRFMQQHPQTGIMLKLLNEYTRTKIDPVVIGPLYDGMQPALKASPEGIAYGVRLAKARETAPGMPAPQVTLPDRNGNAITLASLKGKVVLLDFWGSWCYPCRMSHPHLRETYARYHDAGFEILGVANERGDESGWKESWTKALDEDHMTWLNVLNTSSSAEKEKGILNAYDVKAFPTKILIDREGKIVEKLVGNSEKNRAALDALLERLLGAH from the coding sequence ATGCAAGGAAAAACTATATTATACACCTGTCTGGCTTGTATAAGTCTGCAAACCGCACAGGCACAGTCTTTCACGCTGAAAGGCACGCTGCCTAAAACTACCCTGGCCACTAACAGGTACGTATATCTTTCCTATCGTCAACACAACCAGACTATCACAGACAGCTGCCGCCTGGAAAAACATACCTACCATTTCCAGGGTAAAGTGGAGTATCCCGCAGAAGCCACGCTTTATCTGAAAGTGTCTGAGGACAACGCGCAGTATTATTTCAAGACGCACTTCATCAAACCATACCAGCATGTGTTTTTTCTGGATAAAGGGGCGTTGACGGCCGTTTCCGCCAATGAATTGATTGATACCAGAGTGAGTGGTTCCGCTGCAGAAGATGATCATCTTGCGATGAAAAAAGAGCAGGATGATCTCTATCAGGAAGGAGAGAGAAATTTCGGTAAAGAAAGAAAGGCCGCTTTCGCCGGCAAGGACAGCGCTGCCATAGCAGCAGTGCTCCGCAAGTCTTATGCAGTGGACGATGCGCAGGAAGCTGCCAAACTACGTTTTATGCAGCAGCATCCGCAGACAGGTATTATGCTGAAGCTGCTCAATGAATACACCCGTACAAAGATAGACCCCGTGGTGATAGGCCCTTTGTATGATGGTATGCAACCTGCGCTGAAAGCCTCTCCGGAAGGTATTGCCTATGGCGTGCGACTGGCCAAAGCCCGGGAAACCGCACCCGGTATGCCTGCGCCACAGGTAACATTGCCGGACAGAAACGGAAATGCCATCACCCTGGCTTCGCTGAAAGGGAAAGTGGTGCTGCTCGATTTCTGGGGCAGCTGGTGTTATCCCTGCCGTATGAGCCATCCCCATTTGCGGGAAACATACGCCAGATACCACGATGCCGGCTTCGAAATATTAGGCGTTGCCAACGAAAGGGGCGATGAATCCGGCTGGAAGGAGAGCTGGACCAAAGCCCTTGATGAAGATCATATGACCTGGCTGAATGTGCTCAACACAAGTTCCAGCGCCGAAAAAGAGAAAGGAATACTGAATGCATATGATGTAAAGGCTTTCCCCACCAAGATACTGATCGATAGGGAAGGAAAGATTGTGGAGAAGCTGGTTGGCAACTCAGAAAAGAACCGGGCTGCGCTGGATGCGCTGCTGGAAAGACTTTTGGGGGCGCATTAA
- a CDS encoding ABC transporter ATP-binding protein, with protein sequence MIRITHLTKSFKKFKALDDICLHLERGQTVSLLGPNGSGKTTLIKSILGLVIPEKGDININGQDIRTHWDYRSKIGYMPQIGRYPENMSVRQVFAMLRAVRKDCQHFDEELIQRFNVPAFEHKLMRNLSGGTRQKVSACLAFLFSPDILILDEPTAGLDPVSSEILKDKISRERANGKLVMITSHVLSDLDDITSHVVYLQDGKLVCFKTVEELKKSTGFHQLNKVIAALMQTNVHEDNY encoded by the coding sequence ATGATCCGCATCACCCATCTGACAAAGTCTTTCAAAAAATTCAAAGCCCTGGATGATATCTGTCTCCATCTGGAACGAGGGCAAACCGTTTCATTGCTGGGTCCTAACGGTTCCGGCAAAACGACATTAATCAAATCCATTCTTGGGTTGGTTATTCCTGAAAAGGGGGACATCAATATCAACGGGCAGGATATCCGTACCCACTGGGATTACCGGTCCAAAATCGGCTATATGCCACAGATAGGACGCTATCCCGAAAATATGTCTGTGCGCCAGGTGTTTGCCATGCTCCGTGCAGTCAGAAAGGATTGTCAGCATTTCGATGAGGAACTGATTCAGCGTTTTAACGTACCCGCTTTTGAACATAAACTGATGCGTAACCTCTCTGGTGGAACACGCCAGAAAGTAAGCGCCTGCCTCGCTTTCCTCTTTTCACCAGACATCCTGATACTGGATGAACCCACTGCCGGTCTTGATCCGGTATCCAGCGAGATCCTGAAAGACAAGATATCACGGGAACGGGCCAACGGTAAACTGGTAATGATCACCTCCCATGTTCTCAGTGACCTCGATGATATTACCAGTCATGTGGTATACCTGCAGGACGGGAAACTGGTCTGCTTTAAAACGGTAGAAGAATTGAAAAAATCAACAGGCTTCCATCAACTGAATAAAGTGATTGCGGCTCTGATGCAAACCAATGTACATGAAGACAATTATTAA
- the nosZ gene encoding Sec-dependent nitrous-oxide reductase, with translation MKRLSLMLGLVAATAAMQSCKMKTAATAVQGDAASKTYVAPGKYDEYYNFVSGGFNGQVSVYGLPSGRLLKVIPVFSVFPENGYGYSEETKAMLNTTNGSIPWDDQHHLDLSQTNGEQDGRWLFANANNTPRIARIDLTTFKTMEILQIPNSAGNHSSPFITENTEYVVAGTRFSVPLGSEDVPISSFKENFHSTASFISVDKNSGKMDIAFQIVLPGMNLDLSHAGKGPSHDWFFFSSYNTEQAYTLLEVNASQKDKDYIVAVNWKKAEEYAKAGKGKKVSAPYAHNTYDEHTQTATSVIENEVLLLDPKDCPDMVYMIPCPKSPHGCDIDPSGEYIVGSGKLAALIPVFSFSKITKAIGDKQFEGDFKGIPILKYESALYGEVQKPGLGPLHTEFDGRGNAYTSMFLSSEVVKWSLKDLKVLDRAPTYYSVGHLMIPGGDTKKPAGKYLVAYNKITKDRFLPTGPELAQSAQLYDISGDKMQLVLDYPTFGEPHYAQACAASLIKDKQVKFFDINKNKHSYVAMGEKNAKVVRQGNRVDVYMTAIRSHLTPDNIEGVYVGDEVYFHVTNLEQDWDIPHGFAIKNNPNAELLIMPGETVTLKFVPEKQGIYPFYCTDFCSALHQEMSGYLRVSPKGANVPLKFGTGETAETVAAK, from the coding sequence ATGAAAAGACTTAGTCTCATGCTGGGCCTGGTAGCCGCCACTGCCGCCATGCAAAGCTGCAAAATGAAAACTGCCGCCACCGCCGTTCAGGGCGATGCCGCCTCTAAAACCTACGTGGCTCCCGGTAAATATGATGAATACTACAATTTTGTATCTGGTGGCTTTAACGGACAAGTATCCGTTTATGGCCTCCCTTCCGGACGCCTGCTGAAAGTAATCCCTGTATTTTCCGTCTTCCCGGAAAACGGCTATGGCTACAGTGAAGAAACCAAAGCCATGCTCAACACTACCAACGGTTCCATTCCGTGGGATGATCAGCACCACCTTGACCTGTCACAAACCAACGGAGAACAAGACGGCCGCTGGCTCTTCGCCAATGCCAACAATACACCCCGTATTGCACGCATAGACCTCACCACCTTCAAAACAATGGAGATCCTCCAGATTCCCAACAGTGCTGGTAACCACTCCTCTCCCTTCATCACCGAAAATACGGAATACGTAGTAGCCGGCACCCGCTTCTCTGTTCCACTCGGCAGCGAAGATGTGCCCATCAGCTCCTTCAAGGAAAACTTCCACAGCACCGCATCTTTTATCAGCGTAGATAAAAACTCCGGTAAAATGGATATCGCCTTCCAGATCGTACTGCCAGGGATGAACCTCGACCTCAGCCACGCTGGTAAAGGTCCATCCCACGACTGGTTCTTCTTCTCCAGCTACAACACCGAACAAGCCTATACCCTGCTGGAGGTAAACGCATCCCAGAAAGACAAAGACTATATCGTAGCGGTTAACTGGAAAAAAGCCGAAGAATATGCGAAAGCCGGCAAAGGTAAAAAAGTAAGTGCTCCCTATGCCCACAACACTTATGATGAGCACACACAAACTGCCACTTCCGTGATCGAAAATGAAGTGCTGTTACTCGATCCGAAAGATTGTCCGGATATGGTCTACATGATCCCTTGCCCTAAATCACCTCATGGTTGTGATATAGACCCATCAGGCGAATATATCGTGGGTAGCGGGAAGCTGGCTGCACTCATCCCGGTATTCTCTTTCAGCAAAATCACCAAAGCTATTGGCGACAAACAATTCGAAGGAGACTTTAAAGGTATCCCTATCCTCAAATACGAATCTGCTCTCTACGGCGAAGTGCAGAAACCAGGCCTGGGGCCGTTGCACACAGAATTTGACGGCAGAGGCAACGCTTATACGTCTATGTTCCTCTCTTCTGAAGTAGTGAAATGGAGTCTTAAAGATCTTAAAGTACTGGACCGTGCACCTACCTACTATTCCGTAGGTCACCTGATGATCCCTGGTGGCGACACCAAAAAACCGGCCGGCAAATACCTGGTAGCCTACAACAAGATTACGAAAGACCGGTTCCTGCCTACCGGCCCGGAACTGGCGCAGTCTGCCCAGCTGTATGATATCTCAGGCGATAAAATGCAGCTGGTGCTGGACTACCCCACCTTTGGGGAACCGCACTATGCACAGGCCTGCGCGGCATCACTGATCAAAGACAAACAGGTGAAGTTCTTCGACATCAACAAAAACAAACATAGTTATGTGGCCATGGGTGAGAAAAATGCGAAAGTGGTACGTCAGGGTAACCGTGTAGACGTGTACATGACAGCCATCCGCTCACACCTCACACCAGACAACATCGAAGGTGTTTATGTTGGAGATGAAGTATACTTCCATGTCACCAACCTGGAACAGGACTGGGATATCCCACATGGCTTTGCCATCAAAAACAATCCCAACGCGGAACTGCTGATCATGCCCGGCGAAACCGTTACGCTGAAATTTGTTCCGGAAAAACAAGGCATCTATCCTTTCTACTGTACCGACTTCTGTTCTGCCCTGCATCAGGAAATGTCAGGCTACCTGCGGGTATCTCCCAAAGGAGCTAACGTGCCCCTGAAATTTGGCACCGGCGAAACCGCAGAAACGGTTGCAGCAAAATAA
- the nosD gene encoding nitrous oxide reductase family maturation protein NosD, whose translation MMKHLWLLLWLTGSCLTNYATTIRVSPGKDALRTAIGKALPGDTLLVQKGIYQEHDINITRTITIVGSGMPVIDASSKYPGLLITADSVVIQGIQVQRTGRSSISDIAGIRISNAKNVVLRNNRILDCTYGIYLQNAHNCTILNNIVHTGIKNEINGGNGIHAWKCDRLQISGNNVSGHRDGIYFEFVTDSKIDNNISYTNQRYGLHFMFSHQNSYTKNTFRENGAGVAVMYTRGVTMYDNTFVQNWGDASYGLLLKEITDSKIEHNRFIKNTIAIHMEGTTRVDVLHNLFQDNGWALRVMASSSGSRFTENNFISNSFDVVTNGTLMLNEFHRNYWDKYDGYDLDRDHIGDVPHYPVSVYAVISEKIPAAMILYRSFLTGIMEQVEKVMPSMIPDQLKDDSPMMKKIEL comes from the coding sequence ATGATGAAACACTTATGGCTGCTTTTATGGCTGACCGGTAGCTGTTTAACAAATTATGCCACCACCATCAGGGTTTCTCCCGGCAAGGATGCCCTGCGCACCGCCATCGGCAAAGCTCTGCCCGGAGATACCCTGCTGGTACAGAAAGGTATTTATCAGGAACATGATATTAACATCACCCGCACCATCACCATTGTCGGAAGCGGTATGCCAGTGATAGACGCCAGCAGCAAGTATCCCGGCCTTCTGATCACCGCCGACAGCGTGGTCATTCAGGGAATCCAGGTGCAACGCACCGGCAGATCTTCTATTTCCGATATCGCCGGCATCCGCATCAGCAACGCTAAAAATGTAGTGTTGCGCAACAACCGTATCCTGGACTGCACCTACGGTATTTATCTGCAGAATGCACACAACTGCACAATCCTTAACAATATTGTGCATACCGGCATCAAAAATGAAATCAACGGAGGCAACGGCATACATGCCTGGAAATGCGACCGGCTGCAGATAAGCGGCAATAACGTTTCCGGCCACCGCGATGGTATCTACTTCGAATTTGTGACCGATTCAAAAATTGATAATAATATTTCGTATACCAATCAACGTTATGGCCTGCATTTTATGTTTTCCCACCAGAACAGCTATACGAAAAATACCTTCCGGGAAAATGGTGCCGGCGTAGCCGTGATGTATACCAGAGGAGTAACCATGTACGATAATACTTTTGTGCAGAACTGGGGAGATGCCTCCTATGGTCTTTTATTAAAAGAGATCACCGACAGCAAAATAGAACACAACCGTTTCATCAAAAATACGATTGCCATTCACATGGAAGGCACTACCCGCGTAGATGTGCTGCATAACCTCTTTCAGGACAACGGCTGGGCCCTGCGCGTAATGGCCAGCTCCAGCGGCAGCCGCTTCACGGAAAATAATTTTATCAGCAACTCCTTTGATGTAGTTACCAACGGCACCCTGATGCTGAACGAGTTTCACCGCAACTATTGGGATAAATACGATGGTTATGATCTGGACCGCGATCATATCGGGGACGTCCCACATTATCCGGTCAGCGTATACGCCGTGATCTCTGAAAAAATACCCGCCGCCATGATCCTCTACCGCAGCTTCCTCACCGGCATCATGGAACAGGTAGAAAAAGTAATGCCCAGCATGATACCCGACCAGCTAAAGGATGATTCTCCGATGATGAAAAAAATTGAACTATGA
- a CDS encoding ABC transporter permease subunit: MKTIIKYVLIDLLKNRTVLAYTLVLGVLTISVAGMSDNTSKGMLSLLNITLLFVPIISHLFSTIYFFNSAEFTELLLAQPIRRKTMLLAVYAGVAIALSLAYFVGVGVPVFVLYNNLAAIALVISGMLLTLVFSALALLIFVLFKDKTKGIGAGIITALFFTLLFDGLLLAFIYSFSEYPIDKPLLGLISLNPVDLARILVLLQLDAAVMMGYSGALFKKFLGSATGSIYTTLCMLCWIIIPLITAVRIFRKKDI; encoded by the coding sequence ATGAAGACAATTATTAAATACGTCCTGATAGATCTATTGAAAAACAGGACCGTGCTGGCTTACACCCTGGTACTGGGAGTGCTGACGATCAGCGTGGCCGGCATGAGTGACAATACTTCCAAAGGCATGTTAAGCCTGCTCAATATTACACTGCTGTTTGTGCCCATCATCAGCCATCTTTTCTCCACCATTTATTTTTTTAATTCTGCAGAATTCACTGAGCTGCTGCTGGCACAGCCAATCCGGCGTAAAACCATGTTGCTGGCTGTTTACGCAGGTGTAGCCATAGCGCTGAGCCTCGCCTATTTTGTCGGTGTAGGCGTTCCCGTATTTGTGCTGTACAACAACCTGGCGGCTATTGCTTTAGTTATCAGCGGCATGTTGCTCACACTGGTGTTCTCCGCGTTGGCACTGCTTATTTTTGTGCTGTTCAAAGACAAAACAAAAGGGATTGGCGCCGGCATTATTACGGCCTTGTTTTTTACACTATTATTTGATGGCCTGTTACTGGCCTTTATCTACTCTTTCAGTGAATATCCAATAGACAAACCTTTATTGGGATTGATATCTTTGAATCCTGTTGACCTGGCAAGAATACTGGTACTGTTGCAGCTCGATGCTGCGGTCATGATGGGTTACTCCGGTGCGCTCTTCAAAAAATTTCTGGGTTCAGCTACCGGCAGTATCTACACTACTCTCTGTATGTTATGCTGGATCATTATTCCATTGATAACAGCGGTAAGGATTTTCCGGAAAAAAGATATTTAG
- a CDS encoding nitrous oxide reductase accessory protein NosL: protein MKHNTLIFLLGFFMLQFACSPDFEPVDYGHDACAHCRMTIMDKRYAAELITPKGKAYKFDDAICMLQYMSANQVSPDSRLLIADHSDATHPFIDARKAIYLHNPSFKTPMNGNYAAFASEKAAVPLKDNLEQKLLHWEDLTRINP, encoded by the coding sequence ATGAAGCACAATACTTTGATTTTCCTGCTTGGCTTTTTTATGTTGCAGTTTGCCTGCAGCCCGGATTTTGAACCAGTAGACTATGGCCATGATGCCTGTGCTCATTGCAGGATGACCATCATGGATAAACGTTATGCCGCGGAATTGATCACACCCAAAGGGAAAGCCTATAAGTTTGATGATGCCATCTGCATGTTGCAATATATGTCTGCCAATCAGGTTTCTCCCGATAGCCGGCTTTTAATAGCCGACCACAGCGATGCTACCCATCCTTTTATTGATGCACGCAAGGCCATCTACCTGCACAATCCATCCTTCAAAACACCCATGAACGGCAACTATGCAGCCTTTGCCTCCGAAAAGGCCGCCGTTCCTCTGAAAGATAACCTGGAGCAAAAACTACTGCACTGGGAAGACCTCACGCGTATAAATCCCTGA